In Caldisericota bacterium, the following are encoded in one genomic region:
- a CDS encoding HXXEE domain-containing protein: MLGVISAIWLFWFFKPIELLFWAYVNIPLYFFYQTEEHLWPGGFKNFINHVINNLPEGEETLNDVDIFWINILLVLVTFIVFGLLALVNIGFGLLIIVFSIMNCLTHIVQGVRLKKWNPGLVMASLQFVVSIYAAYFVTVNGLTNPIIWWVSTVIFSVFVHAVLFKFILKN, encoded by the coding sequence GTGCTGGGTGTCATTTCTGCTATTTGGTTATTCTGGTTTTTCAAGCCTATAGAGTTACTTTTCTGGGCTTATGTAAATATTCCTCTTTACTTCTTTTATCAAACTGAAGAGCATCTCTGGCCAGGTGGTTTTAAAAACTTTATTAATCATGTCATCAATAACTTGCCGGAAGGCGAAGAAACCCTTAATGATGTAGATATTTTCTGGATCAATATATTATTGGTATTGGTGACCTTCATCGTTTTTGGATTATTGGCACTTGTAAATATTGGTTTCGGTCTACTCATTATTGTCTTCAGTATTATGAATTGCCTGACACATATTGTTCAGGGTGTAAGGCTTAAAAAATGGAATCCCGGGCTGGTGATGGCCAGCCTGCAATTTGTAGTTTCTATCTATGCGGCTTATTTTGTGACCGTGAATGGGCTGACCAATCCAATTATTTGGTGGGTATCAACTGTTATTTTTTCAGTGTTTGTTCATGCCGTTTTGTTTAAGTTTATATTGAAAAATTAA